Proteins from one Impatiens glandulifera chromosome 2, dImpGla2.1, whole genome shotgun sequence genomic window:
- the LOC124928029 gene encoding putative pentatricopeptide repeat-containing protein At1g26500, translated as MNAIRGGGGRTIGKQTLTNLFILTQCPRTFAADSLLQTPSITPVDSSHLLRVCTVLYQQQNAPDKKLHSRLDRCDFNLSHEFFLQVCNKFPYSWRPVYRFFQFTETKPHFNHTSISLNKMIDVIGKSHNIDLLWGVLREIGQRRLANGNTFRIGIKTLASSRDLRKCVEFFHIMNRYGCSYSLDRLNMVVETLCKSKHVNEAKHIVVKLRDYIKPDGITYKHLISGFCETGDLIEASKVWNLMVDEGFEPDINAVEKMIETQFKKNQFVEGLKIYQMLTTTNRINDLGLSTYKLLITWLCKKEKFGQAHHVFEEMRERGIEPDNAIIGSMIYGLLTKTRIREAYMVMEKVENPDINIYHGMIKGFLRLKRRKEATDVFREMIKRGCEPIMHTYVMLIQGHMGKRGRKGDDPLVNFDSIFVGGLIKAGKSLEATKYVERMMNRKLEVPRFDYNKFLHYFSNEEGAVMFEDMSKKLREVGLFDLADVFSRYGEKMATRDRRRDREKVCIDSTLKSAYNSGESE; from the coding sequence ATGAATGCTAttagaggaggaggaggaagaacgATTGGTAAACAAACCCTAACAAACCTCTTCATCCTCACTCAATGCCCCCGGACTTTCGCCGCCGATTCTCTTCTTCAAACGCCGTCCATCACTCCCGTCGATTCATCGCACCTCCTCCGTGTCTGCACCGTACTTTATCAACAACAGAACGCCCCAGATAAAAAACTCCATTCCAGACTCGATCGTTGCGATTTCAATCTCTCCCACGAATTCTTCCTCCAAGTCTGCAACAAATTCCCCTATTCATGGCGACCCGTTTACCGATTCTTCCAGTTCACCGAAACAAAGCCCCATTTCAACCACACCTCCATCTCACTCAACAAGATGATCGACGTCATCGGAAAATCACACAACATCGATCTCCTCTGGGGTGTTCTTCGCGAGATTGGCCAACGTCGACTCGCCAACGGTAACACCTTTCGAATTGGAATCAAAACGTTAGCTTCGTCTCGTGATTTGAGGAAATGCGTTGAATTCTTTCATATCATGAATAGGTATGGATGTTCTTACAGTTTAGATAGACTGAACATGGTGGTTGAGACATTATGCaaatcaaaacatgttaatGAGGCAAAACATATCGTCGTTAAATTAAGAGATTACATTAAACCAGATGGGATCACTTATAAACACTTAATCTCTGGATTCTGTGAAACTGGTGATCTAATTGAAGCCTCAAAGGTCTGGAATTTAATGGTGGATGAAGGTTTTGAACCAGATATAAACGCGGTGGAGAAGATGATTGAAACCCAGTTCAAGAAGAATCAATTCGTTGAAGGTTTAAAGATTTATCAAATGCTGACGACAACCAACAGGATTAACGATTTGGGTCTCTCTACATACAAGCTTCTCATAACCTGGTTATGCAAGAAAGAAAAGTTTGGACAAGCCCACCATGTGTTTGAAGAAATGCGTGAGAGAGGAATTGAACCAGATAATGCCATAATCGGTTCTATGATTTACGGGTTATTAACAAAAACCAGAATCAGAGAAGCTTATATGGTTATGGAAAAGGTAGAGAATCCCGATATAAACATCTACCATGGAATGATAAAAGGGTTTTTGAGATTGAAAAGACGAAAAGAAGCTACTGATGTTTTTCGAGAGATGATAAAGAGAGGTTGTGAGCCTATAATGCACACTTATGTTATGCTAATTCAAGGGCATATGGGTAAAAGGGGAAGGAAAGGAGATGATCCTTTGGTGAATTTTGATAGTATTTTTGTGGGTGGTTTGATCAAAGCTGGGAAATCTTTGGAGGCGACTAAGTATGTCGAAAGGATGATGAATAGGAAACTCGAGGTGCCGagatttgattataataaattcttGCATTACTTTTCAAACGAGGAAGGTGCGGTTATGTTTGAGGATATGTCGAAGAAATTGAGAGAGGTTGGGTTATTTGATTTGGCTGATGTATTTTCAAGATACGGCGAGAAAATGGCGACCAGAGATAGAAGGAGAGACAGAGAGAAAGTTTGCATTGATTCGACTTTGAAGTCGGCTTATAATAGTGGAGAATCGGAGTAA
- the LOC124928028 gene encoding probable methyltransferase PMT5 — MRSSWFSKLSLILGPRPPLNWLLLCLISILVLIALLGSSSSSTFDSITSNLKPDTYTNYRRLKEQTTDYLELKSLSVGTVGLSELPFCGKERENYVPCYNVTANLLAGYDNGDEFDRHCDVSRDQQYCLVHPPKDYKIPLRWPTGKDVIWSGNVKISKDQFLSSGSMTKRLMLLEENQIAFHSEDRALNDDVKDYSHQIAEMIGLRSDSDFFQAGVQNVLDIGCGFGSFGAHLLSRNVMATCIAAYEASGSQVQLALERGLPAIIGNFISRQLPFPSLSFDMVHCAQCGIIWEEKDGIFLIEVDRILKPGGYFVLTSPSTKPHANSLSAKRASMLSPIQGFAERLCWKLVTQEDETFMWQKTIDPLCYSSRKSNDIPVCKGNSDAQSYYQPLLPCLSGNNRRWIPVQNKSSATSLSINDLQVHGVVPEEFLEDHQNWRTMTRDFWSLLTPLIFSDHPKRPGDEDPLPPYNMIRNVMDMNAHFGSFNAAVLDAQKSVWVMNVVPVGARNTLPLLFDQGFTGVFHDWCEPFPTYPRTYDMLHANGLLSHIISERCSLTNLFLEMDRILRPEGWVIIIDKTRLIEKARYLATQVRFEARVIDLQNGSDQRILLCQKQFLRR, encoded by the exons ATGAGAAGCTCCTGGTTCAGCAAACTCTCTCTTATCCTCGGTCCTAGACCGCCGCTCAATTGGTTGCTATTGTGTCTGATTAGCATTCTAGTACTAATTGCTTTGTTGGGATCATCTTCCTCGAGTACCTTTGATTCTATAACTTCCAATCTCAAGCCAGATACTTATACAAACTATAGAAGGTTGAAGGAGCAGACAACTGATTACTTGGAATTGAAGTCACTATCTGTAGGAACTGTTGGTTTAAGTGAGCTTCCTTTTTGTGGTAAAGAAAGGGAAAACTATGTACCTTGCTACAATGTAACTGCAAATTTGTTAGCTGGATACGATAACGGAGATGAGTTTGATAGGCATTGTGACGTGTCCCGTGATCAACAATATTGTTTGGTTCATCCTCCAAAGGACTATAAAATCCCTTTGAGGTGGCCAACAGGCAAGGATGTGATCTGGAGTGGAAATGTAAAGATTAGTAAAGATCAGTTCCTTTCTTCTGGTAGCATGACTAAAAG ATTAATGCTACTGGAGGAGAACCAAATTGCTTTTCATTCTGAAGATAGAGCTTTAAATGACGATGTTAAAGATTATTCCCACCAAATAGCAGAGATGATAGGCCTGAGAAGTGACTCAGATTTTTTTCAAGCTGGT GTGCAAAATGTATTAGATATTGGTTGTGGCTTTGGAAGTTTTGGGGCTCATCTGTTATCAAGAAACGTAATGGCTACATGTATTGCGGCTTATGAGGCATCTGGTAGCCAAGTTCAGCTGGCCCTTGAGAGAGGTCTCCCAGCTATCATTGGCAACTTTATTTCCAGGCAACTTCCATTTCCATCATTATCTTTTGATATGGTTCATTGTGCTCAATGTGGCATTATCTGGGAAGAAAAAG ACGGGATATTCCTCATTGAGGTTGACCGAATCCTAAAGCCTGGAGGATACTTTGTTTTGACATCACCTTCAACCAAGCCTCATGCAAATTCATTGAGTGCAAAAAGGGCAAGCATGTTGTCTCCTATTCAAGGTTTTGCTGAAAGACTCTGTTGGAAGCTCGTGACTCAAGAAGATGAGACGTTCATGTGGCAGAAAACTATTGATCCCCTTTGCTACTCGTCAAG GAAATCAAATGATATACCAGTTTGCAAAGGAAACTCGGATGCTCAATCATATTATCAGCCACTTTTGCCTTGTTTAAGTGGGAATAACAGGCGTTGGATTCCAGTCCAGAACAAGTCTTCTGCTACTTCATTGAGTATCAATGACCTCCAAGTTCATG GAGTTGTTCCTGAAGAATTCTTAGAGGATCATCAAAATTGGAGAACAATGACTAGAGATTTTTGGTCATTACTTACACCTTTAATATTTTCTGACCATCCAAAGAGGCCTGGTGATGAAGATCCATTACCTCCTTATAACATGATAAGAAATGTAATGGATATGAATGCCCACTTTGGAAGCTTCAATGCTGCTGTTCTTGATGCACAAAAATCAGTTTGGGTGATGAATGTTGTGCCTGTCGGAGCACGTAATACACTTCCTCTCCTATTTGATCAAGGATTTACCGGTGTTTTTCATGATTG GTGTGAGCCATTCCCAACATATCCTAGGACATATGACATGCTTCATGCAAACGGGCTGTTATCGCATATAATTTCAGAAAGATGCAGCTTAACAAACTTATTCTTGGAAATGGATCGCATACTTCGTCCTGAG GGATGGgtgattattatagataaaACGAGGCTTATAGAGAAAGCACGATATTTAGCAACACAAGTCCGTTTTGAAGCAAGGGTAATTGACCTTCAAAATGGTAGCGACCAGAGAATACTTTTGTGCCAAAAGCAATTCCTGAGAAGATGA
- the LOC124925943 gene encoding COBW domain-containing protein 1 translates to MEFEEDEPPLAVEIGDQSTPSNPPRSSDESNQQLREVSQASPVGVTVITGYLGAGKSTLVNYILSTQHGKRIAVILNEFGEEIGVERAMINEGDEGALVEEWVELANGCICCTVKHSLVQALEQLVQRKERLDHILLETTGLANPAPLASVLWLDDELESDVRLDSIITVVDAKNLRFQLQSHRDSSSFPEAFSQIAFADVVILNKVDLVSIGDKESELKELENMIHEINSLADIIHSVRGQVDLSKILNFRAYDSSHTTHLEALLDETKSLTTKSSLHDAGVRTFCISVPGQVNLDKVRLWLEEILWNKISAMDIYRCKGVLCVVDSDHLHTLQAVREIYEIVPTRKWTKEESRMNKIVFIGQSINETILIDTFRDCVVAIP, encoded by the exons ATGGAGTTTGAAGAAGATGAACCGCCGCTCGCCGTTGAAATTGGTGATCAATCCACTCCTAGTAACCCACCCCGTTCATCTGATGAATCTAATCAACAATTGAGGGAAGTTTCGCAAGCATCACCCGTCGGAGTCACCGTTATTACCGGTTATCTCGGAGCTGGAAAATCTACT CTGGTGAATTACATACTGAGTACGCAACACGGGAAGAGAATAGCAGTGATATTGAATGAGTTCGGGGAGGAGATTGGAGTTGAGAGAGCAATGATAAACGAAGGAGACGAAGGAGCTCTTGTCGAGGAATGGGTTGAGCTTGCAAATGGATGCATTTGCTGTACTGTCAAACACAGTCTTGTTCAAGCATTAGAGCAACTTGTGCAGAGAAAAGAAAG GTTAGATCACATATTGCTGGAGACTACTGGGTTAGCAAACCCTGCTCCCCTTGCTTCTGTTCTTTGGTTGGATGATGAACTTGAATCTGATGTTAGGCTTGATTCCATTATAACT GTTGTGGATGCCAAAAACCTCCGGTTCCAGCTACAAAGTCATCGCGATTCGTCTTCATTTCCAGAAGCATTTTCTCAAATAGCATTTGCA GATGTGGTGATTCTTAACAAGGTTGATCTTGTTAGTATAGGTGATAAAGAAAGTGAACTAAAGGAACTTGAAAATATGATACATGAGATAAATTCTCTTGCGGATATAATCCATTCTGTACGAGGACAAGTTGATTTGTCAAAGATACTGAATTTCCGAGCTTATGATTCCTCG CATACAACTCATTTAGAAGCCTTGTTAGATGAAACTAAATCTCTGACTACGAAAAGTAGTCTTCATGATGCTGGTGTTCGAACCTTTTGCATATCTGTGCCAGGACAAGTCAATCTAGATAAG GTGCGGTTATGGTTGGAAGAAATACTGTGGAATAAGATTTCTGCCATGGATATCTATAGATGTAAAGGGGTTCTTTGTGTTGTAGACTCTGATCATCTGCATACACTACAG GCTGTTCGCGAAATATATGAGATTGTTCCTACACGGAAATGGACAAAGGAGGAGAGTCGGATGAACAAGATCGTATTCATAG GTCAATCAATCAATGAAACGATCCTCATTGATACGTTCCGAGATTGCGTCGTGGCAATTCCCTAG
- the LOC124926941 gene encoding beta-glucosidase 40-like, whose translation MDVTALIMILLALLWQPCFSDQIMRSSFPKGFVFGTASSSYQYEGAVKEGGRGPTIWDKFTHKSWNIHDGSNGDVAVDQYHLYNEDIKLMKDLGVDAYRFSIAWSRIFPNGTGLINQAGVDHYNTFINALLANGIQPYVTLYHWDLPLALEDRYGGWLDSQIVEDFAVYADTCFQKFGDRVKEWVTFNEPHTVAMTGYDLGIHAPGRCSIFLHLLCKSGNSSTEPYIVAHNMINAHAIAAKIYRRRYKVAQKGSIGVAFNVIWFEPLTNSTSDIEAAQRAQDFQLGWFLDPMMFGDYPESMISRVGSRLPRFTKKQSRLVKGSLDYVGINHYTTFYAHNIKSKTINYLLKDVVADSGALTLPFKGFKPIGERANSIWLYLVPKGMRSLMNYIKEKYDNPPVVITENGMDDGNSMFISIKNALNDQKRIRYHEGYLSNLLASIKEDGCNVKGYFVWSLLDNWEWAAGYTSRFGLYFVDYKNKLKRYPKNSVKWFSQFLSN comes from the exons ATGGATGTTACCGCCCTAATTATGATATTACTGGCTTTGTTATGGCAGCCATGCTTCTCCGATCAGATCATGAGAAGCAGCTTTCCGAAAGGCTTTGTCTTTGGCACCGCATCTTCTTCCTACCAG TATGAAGGAGCAGTGAAAGAAGGAGGAAGGGGTCCAACAATTTGGGACAAATTTACACATAAATctt GGAATATACATGATGGCAGTAATGGTGATGTTGCTGTGGATCAATATCACCTCTACAAT GAAGATATTAAGCTTATGAAGGATTTGGGAGTTGATGCATACAGGTTCTCAATTGCTTGGTCTCGAATTTTTCCTA ATGGGACTGGATTAATCAATCAAGCTGGGGTGGATCATTACAATACATTCATTAATGCTTTGCTAGCCAATG GGATTCAACCTTATGTAACACTTTATCATTGGGATCTTCCTCTAGCTCTAGAGGACAGATATGGTGGTTGGCTAGACTCTCAAATCGT AGAGGACTTCGCTGTTTATGCGGATACATGTTTTCAGAAATTTGGAGACAGGGTAAAGGAATGGGTCACGTTTAATGAGCCTCACACGGTTGCCATGACGGGCTATGATCTAGGGATTCATGCACCCGGTCGTTGTTCCATCTTCCTACACCTTTTGTGCAAAAGTGggaactcctcaacagaacctTACATTGTTGCTCATAATATGATCAATGCTCATGCTATTGCGGCCAAAATATATAGGAGAAGGTACAAG GTAGCTCAAAAAGGTTCAATTGGAGTTGCATTTAATGTCATATGGTTCGAACCTTTGACAAACTCAACAAGTGACATTGAAGCAGCGCAAAGAGCACAAGATTTTCAGTTGGGTTG GTTTCTTGATCCGATGATGTTTGGCGACTATCCAGAGTCAATGATAAGCAGGGTAGGGAGTCGTTTGCCTAGATTCACTAAGAAACAATCAAGACTTGTTAAAGGGTCATTGGATTACGTGGGTATAAATCACTACACCACATTTTATGCCCACAACATTAAATCGAAAACAATCAACTACCTACTCAAAGACGTTGTCGCAGATTCCGGCGCACTTACCCTCC caTTCAAAGGCTTCAAACCTATAGGAGAAAGG GCAAATTCGATATGGTTATACTTAGTACCAAAAGGTATGAGAAGTTTAATGAATTACATTAAAGAAAAGTACGACAACCCTCCCGTTGTCATCACTGAAAATG GAATGGACGATGGAAACAGTATGTTTATCTCGATAAAAAATGCTCTGAATGATCAAAAAAGGATAAGATACCATGAAGGTTATCTCTCAAACCTATTGGCCTCAATTAAAGAAGATGGTTGCAATGTAAAAGGCTATTTTGTATGGTCTTTGTTGGATAATTGGGAGTGGGCAGCAGGATACACTTCTAGGTTTGGACTCTACTTTGTGGATTATAAGAATAAGCTCAAGAGGTATCCTAAGAATTCTGTCAAATGGTTCAGCCAGTTCTTGTCCaactaa
- the LOC124928155 gene encoding uncharacterized protein LOC124928155, translating to MGTKRSCEEELTEFSYKQPKLVSSFAESYHSSFAESYPCRVAAHDADVIDNRYNSPIHKELEEDSKCTVSDSFGKLLDPNSSSPSEEDYGSGSGVTICSSLCPPYFDHYSPNGEGPSTYSCDDDKHSSILDAPPRKHIPLGPNHQATLPAWNPRPLMGNKTGIIDLSVDDGFKVGEGRKDCYCYDAGSVSCVQKHIKEASDKLLEVVGSEKFEQLGFYEMGEEVALNWTDEEEDIFHDVVYANPASHDKNFWKHLSIAFPYRTKKEIVSYYFNVFILRRRAAQNRSNNLGIDSDSDEWQGIIDEYIAIDDNDDEDNTSIGISIDCKSESVAKDVKKQHHASLESRYNNFESWNGSAEENGYLLEVFDDPVRVWEDGMKGVDLLLPTSNVMEEIFGEESNSKSV from the exons ATGGGAACTAAACGATCTTGTGAGGAGGAGCTTACTGAGTTTTCCTACAAGCAACCAAAGCTTGTTTCATCGTTTGCAGAATCATATCATTCGTCGTTTGCAGAATCATATCCTTGTCGTGTAGCGGCTCATGATGCTGATGTTATAG ACAACCGATACAATTCTCCAATTCACAAGGAACTGGAGGAAGATAGTAAATGTACGGTTTCAGATTCTTTTGGAAAACTGTTAGACCCAAACAGCAGTTCCCCCAGTGAGGAAGATTACGGATCTGGATCTGGCGTAACTATTTGCTCGTCTCTTTGTCCACCTTATTTCGATCATTACTCTCCAAACGGAGAAGGTCCATCAACATACTCTTGTGATGATGATAAACATTCATCTATTTTAGATGCACCTCCAAGAAAACACATTCCACTTGGACCAAATCACCAAGCTACACTTCCAGCATGGAATCCTCGGCCATTGATGGGGAATAAAACTGGCATTATTGACTTGTCTGTTGATGATGGCTTTAAGGTTGGAGAGGGTAGGAAGGATTGCTACTGTTATGATGCAGGTTCAGTCAGTTGTGTGCAGAAGCACATAAAAGAAGCTAGCGATAAGTTACTAGAAGTTGTTGGCAGCGAGAAATTTGAGCAGTTAGGTTTCTATGAAATGGGAGAGGAAGTAGCACTGAATTGGACCGATGAGGAAGAAGACATTTTTCACGACGTCGTTTATGCTAACCCTGCCTCGCATGATAAGAATTTTTGGAAACATCTATCGATAGCTTTTCCTTACCGAACGAAAAAGGAAATCGTGAGCTATTACTTCAATGTGTTCATCCTAAGAAGAAGGGCTGCTCAGAATAGATCCAATAATTTAGGTATTGATAGTGATAGTGATGAGTGGCAGGGAATCATTGATGAATACATCGCCAtcgatgataatgatgatgaagacAACACAAGCATTGGAATTTCAATTGATTGCAAATCTGAGTCTGTTGCAAAAGATGTGAAGAAGCAACATCATGCGTCTTTAGAAAGTCggtataataattttgaaagcTGGAATGGAAGTGCGGAGGAGAATGGTTATTTACTAGAGGTGTTCGATGATCCTGTTAGGGTTTGGGAAGATGGAATGAAAGGTGTTGATCTGTTGTTGCCTACATCAAACGTGATGGAGGAGATCTTTGGGGAAGAATCAAACAGTAAGTCAGTCTAG
- the LOC124927626 gene encoding zinc finger protein ZAT1-like, producing the protein MEENHEFRFVCKLCYKKYPNGKSLGVHMKSHVMLASSDEKPAYPNSPNKEKNPGYVLRENPKRSWRTAPPMANDHHHHHHHHEDKLMICRQCGKGFPSLKALCGHMACHSDRERGLKENDSSSSNTDHTESDTESDSSRRRQMMRYNKGNIIDNCSSSCSEMIDHEQEELALCLMMLSRESGKWVNITSSFDSDSNNTKVPPPPRGQGIVQSVNSDSGYFMNETEKVESDVSSGGFYKVKASMEEGPSKKNKKKKKEASLSVYKSRGKKKKKGHVCPICDKVYMSGQALGGHKRSHFLVSSEERNNRGGSLSKIKTTTRRNFFDLNFPPPAEE; encoded by the coding sequence ATGGAGGAAAATCATGAATTTAGATTTGTTTGCAAACTGTGCTACAAGAAATACCCTAATGGAAAGTCATTGGGTGTGCACATGAAGTCTCATGTGATGTTAGCAAGTTCAGATGAAAAACCTGCATACCCAAATTCTCCCAATAAAGAGAAGAATCCTGGTTATGTATTGAGAGAGAATCCAAAGAGATCTTGGAGGACGGCTCCTCCAATGGCTaatgaccatcatcatcatcatcatcatcatgaagACAAGTTGATGATTTGCAGGCAATGTGGGAAAGGGTTTCCGTCACTTAAAGCTCTTTGTGGTCATATGGCCTGTCATTCTGATCGAGAAAGAGGATTAAAAGAGaatgattcttcttcttcgaatACTGATCATACCGAGTCCGATACAGAATCCGACTCTTCAAGGCGCCGCCAGATGATGAGGTATAATAAGGGAAATATTATTGATAACTGTTCATCTTCTTGTTCGGAGATGATAGATCATGAACAAGAAGAACTGGCTCTGTGTTTGATGATGTTGTCTAGAGAGTCTGGAAAATGGGTAAACATTACATCATCGTTTGACAGTGATTCCAACAATACAAAGGTACCACCACCACCAAGAGGACAGGGGATTGTTCAGTCGGTGAATTCTGATTCTGGGTATTTCATGAATGAGACAGAGAAGGTGGAATCGGATGTTTCTAGTGGAGGGTTTTACAAAGTTAaggcttcaatggaggaagggCCAAgcaagaagaataagaagaagaaaaaggaagCTTCTTTAAGTGTGTATAAATCTCgtgggaagaagaagaagaaaggacaTGTGTGTCCAATTTGTGATAAGGTTTACATGTCTGGTCAAGCTTTAGGTGGCCATAAAAGATCCCATTTTCTTGTGAGTTCTGAAGAAAGAAACAATCGTGGTGGATCATTAAGCAAGATCAAGACGACGACTCGTCGGAACTTTTTTGATCTTAATTTTCCTCCACCCGCCGAGGAATGA